CTCACAGGTGAAGATGATTTAACCACCCCAAGGCCCCCATACCTAAAGTAGTAACGTAAAGTCAAGCAAATGTTTTTACTTAGCTCACCCCTATCTGCCTAgtgccaggcacacagtaggtctCCAATAAATATTCGTCAATGAATGGATGGTGAGTATAGAAAACAAAGTCAAGCTGTGTGCCTAGTAAAGTAAAAAGAGGAAATCAATTTAGATGGGAAAAAGGGGAGTGATCCAGAAAGTTCCTTAGATCATGTGGTCCTACAACACAGGCTCCAACTACAACAGCATCTCAGCAGAGATTCTGGTTTGTGGGAAGTTACAGATTGCTCTGTGCTTTGCCTTATCTTTACTGTGAGTTTCTGCACTGCTCTGGATAAGTCCATTGATTATCggcatttaaaaagtttaaaatctctcttaagaaaatgaaattcaccCAATTGATTAAGTACTGTATTAACGTCTTACTAATTACACaggattcttctttaaaaaactaaattaaacgCCAACCAAGTCTATGTattcttgctcattttttaaGTACTAAAAAACTCATCTGGCTCATTGTGCCAACGAAAATACTTTTGAGCCTAcctataaatatagaattttatttctcttttttcatgaGTTCTACCATTGAAAATACTTCTCTCATCTCAcaattctttcaattttgtttctaaaacaaatgaaaaaaattagttactttttaaaggtcatttggacaccttctttattattattattattattattattactatcttTTTATCTAAGGCAAGGTTTCTCATCTCCATTAACATGTTTGGATAATTCTGCATTTTTGGAGTCATCCCTTTAGAATGCTCCACAGCAccacccactagatgccagtagcacccctAACCCACACGTGACAACCCAAagtgtctccagacattgtcaGTTTCCTAGGGACAAAATCCTCCCCAGTTTTGAACCACtaacctcttttatttttcttttggccaaaccattatttatttgttcacccaacaaatatttatggagcatctactctgtgccaggcaatGCCTCACAGAGAAATAGCAGTGAGCGAAGCAGATGTAGCACCAATCTTCACAGAGCTCTCCCCCCATGAAAGAGTTGGAAGTGACAAAAACATACACAAGCCTATTTTAGATAGAGCGAAGTGCTCTAAAGACAATGCAGCAAGGTTGTGGGATAAAGAGTTGCCTCTATAGAGAAGGTGGTGTAGGATCTCAGGAACATAATGTTGTTCATCCAAGTACAATAACAAGCAAAACCAAACAGTTCATTGTAGAACTgtgaataaaaacacaaaattcactAGAGTAGTAAGTGTTCCTGGGGTAGAGGCCATTCAGGGAAGAACATACAGAATGTTTCAAAGTACTGGTGATATTTCACTAAAAAAGGTATGTCCATGTTCACCTTGAATTTTCCCTATCACCATATGTTATTAATGATGATTTGCATTTGCCCAATATTCAATTGAATAACTTTCATTCAAAGGAAAATACTGGAAGGACTTAGACAGTTTGGAATCTACTATAATAGTTCAAGGGAAGAGGAAACTAAGAGCTCTGTTACGATTTCATAGTTCTGACTGTATTAGTTGTCTATTGTTGCCTAACAAAATTCTGCCAAATGTGGCAACCATAagccattcatccattcaccctGAGAGTCAGGAATCTGTCCACAGCCTCACTGGGTACTTCTGACTTGATGTCTCTTCGCTGAATGATACAGTTGAGATGTCAGTGAGGGCCAAAGTTATTGGAAGGATCAACTGGGGCTGGAAGACCATCCACAAGATGGCTCAAGGGCATGCTTAAAAAGTTAATGACTGATGTTAGGAGGGCCAGGTCCTTGCTCTTAACACGGTGCTGATTGAATGCCCTCCTAACACAATGGTTGGCTTCCCCTGAGTGAGCCAGGAGAGCAAAGCTTGTATGTCTCTTGTGACCCAGCGTTGGACGTAGCATTCTGTCATTTCCCCAGTTTCTTAGAATTCACACCTATCAGCCCTGTTCAGTATGGGAGGGACCCAATTATGGGTGTGAACACCAGGAGGCAAGAATCACTAGGGCTACCTTGACTGGCTACTCCAGATATATTAACCAGTTCTTTACTTTCCTACTTTTAGGTGCAACTTATCTCAAAGCATAAgccataaattcttttttttctctaatcaTGTGAAACTAGAAATAAGTGATACTATCATAACCAATATGTCAGTGCCCTAAAATCTGATGCAACAACCACAAACTGATTAACTTCAAGCAGCAGACGTTTACCCTCTCACAGTTCAAAAAGTCAGAAGGGCAAGACCAGGGTGTAAACAGAACTGAGGGAGAAACCATGCCAGGCCCCCTTCTGGCCCCTGGTGCTGCTAGCCATACTGGCATGTGTTGGTCTATTGACACATCACTCCAGTCTCTGTCCCGCCTTCATAATCACCTCCTGCTCCTTGACCTTGTGTCATCTCCTTTCTGCCTCTGATGAGGACACTCACTGGATTAGAGCCCACTCTGATGAGTAGAATCTCATCTCCAACCTTTCCTTAACTGAGTCCATAAAGATCCTTAGTTTAGATGAAATTCTAGATGACCATGAATTTAGTGGGGGACATTATTCAACCCCCTACAGTCAGCAATCTAACATCCCTACTGCAAGCTTTGCCATTTGGCAGGGTATTGTAATTAATTAATCTAGTAAATGTgcttttcttccctcccacccccagtactaaggattgaacacagggcctctgGCCTGGTAGGTAAACTACTGCTGGgatacatccccaactctttttaaattttattttgagacaggttctccctaagttgctcaggctggcctcaaacttatccttctgcctcagcctctggagaagttaggattataggcatgtgccaccccatCCAGCTAATACACTGTTTAAAATACGTCACTAATCTTAGTAGTGTAGGGGGAAGTGATTAATTAGGGTTTTAGGCATTTTTGGTGTGACTGTTTCCTTTCAGTTCAttacacacttttaaaaatatactctcAGTTCATCACTAATCTTGGGCAAATTTTCTAATCGATATAAAGTTGGTATagattctttcacatttttgGTAAATACTGGCAAAGTGCATATATGAACATGTGGTTGAGtgtgttttatgaattttatttatttatgtttttggtactaaggattgaatccagggaagcttaaccactgagtcatatccccaccccttttcattttttattttgacacagggccttgctaagtggcttagggccttgctaaattgctgaggctggctttgaacatgtgatctttTCTGCCTCCTATTCACTGGGATTGCAAGTATATGCCACCACACGAGCTGAATTTTATATTCAcatcttcatctgtgaaaactACCAATGAGCAAAGTGTTAAAAACTACATGTACACACTGGAACAAGTTCTAAGTGTGCAGACCCTGATTTCCTCTGTGTTAGCTCTCCTTGGATACTGGGTCAGGAGGCAAGAACCCAGTGCTATTCTTGACTGACTGTGTTAATTTTCATGGGACTTTTTTCCTCCACATTTGAGATGAAGGAATTGGACTAATGGCTCCTTTCATTTCTGAAACTTCATTGATGTATGGGAAGCTCACATGGAACCTCTCCTAATAAGTTATTTATGGTGTTTATTCTACGTAGCTTAAGTCAGCAATGACTCTGCATGCTTTATTAATAGTCTCTTTTGTATTGTGTTGATACTTAGGTTGACTCAGAACAGACTATATCTAAAGGAGCAGTCAGCCAACCTTTCCAAAGAGATCTGTCTGCAAATAGCCAGGTTTCTATTGAGTGATCACCACATAACTAGGCTCCAGGATAAAATACTTGTGTGTGAATTATAATTTATGCTCACAGAAATCCTGTGGGATACATACTCTTAGTATTAactgcattttacagatgagcaagcTGAGATGTGGAGGTTAGTGGCCTTCTCAAGATCACATAACTAGTAAGAGGAGGAATCTTCGAACTTTTGTCCTTGCTAAACTGCTAGAGATTTCTATGTGATAACTGCTGCTGTAGATTTTACATCATAATTGCTATGCTACAGTTTGCTAAACTAACTCAGATTACTGTACTGTAAAAACTAtgtagaatttttataaataatatgtattaaaGCTTTTTGCCCTTTTTAAGGATCCAATAAATTATATATCATGCTGTTTCAGAATCCAGTACAAACGTAATTCTTGAATTGTATTGCTCAATATCGTAGTAGTAGCCCCATGTGGCTATCTAAATGCAAagtatttcaatttaaattaaaattaagtattcACCTCCTCAGTCTCATTAatcacatttcaagtgttcaaaAAATAGTCACTAGTCTTGGTTACTCTATAGGACTGTGCAAAAAGCATTTCTGTCCTTGAAGAAAGTTCTATTGGGCTGCACTGTCTTAGAACTTTAGGGAAATATATTTCCCTTCAAACTTACAAAATTAGTTCATGTAGTCAATATTATATCTATGCATGAAGATTTGGATTGTGCTGAAGACTAGCTTCCTGACTTTCATTATATTCCCTGATAAGGTAAGAATGAGCCCCCACTTTTGCCTCATGACAGTATCATCTGCTGCCTCAAAAGTCAAAACCTTTGTCAAGAATCCACTTTTCACTAAGTGCAGCATTCCAGGTTTGAGTAAACACAGTCAGCTCCTGCTCTCCCTCCTATTCAGCAAGGACAGCAAAATGATGTGATGTTCAGACCAAGAAGCAAAATGTGTTGGCTTTACTTCAAAGCTTGGATGTAATCATGGACTATACAAGTAAACTCTTGGATTCAGAACTGCTTAGcaaataaaacactgaaattcTGCTATATACAATGAAAAAACAAGTAGGGGGGTATTACATCCTTTGGAAGTTAGATTTGGAGGAAGTCTTCCTGAGATTTATAGCTAACCCTGGAATGTGAGCTCCTCTAAGGCAGAAAGAATGTTTTGTCTTTGATTTGCCCAACGGCCCTGTAGCACCTTGCCCAGGGAAGCTATGCCTGGCATTCCTATGGTTGAAACACCTATGGACAAGTTCCAGGGTTGGTTGGGCCACAAGTTCTTGACTTATTCAGAATGAAACCAATCAtgctaaccaagaaaaaaaacataatcaATTATCCTTCTTGGTCTATTGCTGATGACCCTAAAAGCAGCCAATATTCTGGCAAAGTAAGAAGCATGTCACCAGAAAACATGAACAAGAAGTGGCTTGAGGAGATGTACTTCTCTGGAGTTTCTGGAAGTGTACCTTGACTGGTCCATTTGAGATGCAAAGTGCAGCTGAATGCACAGATAATCCTATCTGGACATCTCTGCACAGCTGACCAGTTTCCTGAAAGGTCTTCAGTGAGGAGCCATGGGTCATGTTTACTATCACATTTGGCTTTTCTTCCAAATCCTTGCCACCTTGTCCTGTGCCCAACCCACAAGCTGATCTGGTTTGGTGACTTTAGTAAGGACTTCTTGCCTTGTAGGCAAAGAAGTCATCATTTCACTTTCTTACCTCTCACAAATAAAACACTTCTGACTGAGATGATAAGGTTTTCAAATTGAGGAGAAAACCTTAACAGGGTTTTAAGAATGTCAAAAAGTAGATTGCCTCTTCATTTGGAGCTACATCCTCATTTGATTCTTTTGGTACAATAAGTCAGAGAATTCAGGATACCAAGTGACAGAAACAAGTCCAAAGGGTCATTATTGTCTCTTCATGCCCTGTCAAAGATGATGATCAGCACTATTAGTTTCTGTCAACACTGTTTCCAGCCCTCATCCCAAGGTGAGATAGCTTCAGAAGTCTGGGTAGTGCAAGACCCTCCCCACACAGCTGCCATATATATTTAGACTTAACTTGGAGAGAAGGTTTTGAAAATTGTCTCCTATAACCCACATCTATGCTCCTTAAACACAACCAAAGGACATATTCCTTTGTTGGATAGGGCATTTtgatcccttttatttcttctgctgaTACAAAAACTTAGGACCCTTGTGGACATCCAGTCATACATAATCTGTTCCCTTATTTGAGGAAGGTCCTACTATCGTGGCCAATTATAAATCCTTTCCCATTTTAAGGAAATGAGAGGCAAATTGCTTCCTATTTTGTAGTTGAAAGATGCAGAAGCAAGCATGCACTCCGGAGAGACTTTGCAAAATATTCTACATCTTAGAATGTTACACATAAATCTTCATGTCATTTACTTAACAATTAATCTGTTCATTCCCTTGCCTTGTAAAGGAAAGTTTAAACACAAAATTTTGTGTTAAAATGTCAAATGGCTTCTTGAAGggtcttttataaaatttgaaactttaaacAAGATAAAAGTGAGAAAGCATAAAAAAAGATAAGTTAAAAATATCCTATTTTCACTCTATAATAattcagagaatgaaattattaGTGTCCCAATGATAAATTGTCATGTtggattttattgtttaattatttttggcATGCATTTATTAATACTAGTTTcttcaaaaactgaacaaaaaaaggTATATCGTTTCAATTCCtttgaaatgacagaaattttaaaattataattagctCTTTCAAGTCAGATTCTACTTTTCATAAAAATAGCACGGACTTCCCTAGGGTGCCCATTTTCCTAATTACACAACTTTTCAACTAAATAGCCAGAAGAATGACTCTACTACTCATATTCCATCAATTTGCCTAGGATTACTCACTGCCTTTTGCTGTTGCTTCTTATCTAAGAGTTGGAAGAGAGGTGGATTAGGGAATCCCAAGCCCATGTCATACATTTCTCCTATTACTGAGCATCACATCATACTGAAATGAGAAAGAATGCTTTTTCCTTGAAAGAATCATCATTACAACCCTAAAACTGAGGGAAAAGTAAGTATTTCAGTCTACATTCTTCCACTCTATGCATGACATTCTATTGCAGGGTCAGCAGAATATAGATTGCATCTTCATTTTCCTATTAAATAGGATCCAGTGTGTCAGGAAGAAGTCCCTGGTAATTGACGGACTGACCAAACAGTAAGTAGATAGCACAAGGAGTCAAACAGAACAACCTACATCAACATTCTGAAGTCTTTCCAGGGAAAAGGGTCACTTCTAGGAATACCAGAGAAAGTGGCATGAGTCACCATGTGTCTAACCTCACCTGTAGCCCAAATTTCTGTACTTTCACAGTTTCCGCTTATTTCAGTATTTTAGTCTTGGAAGCCTAATGCCAAAAAGGAATGCATTACTgcaaaactctctctctctctctctctctgtatgttttttatgtgtatgtatatatgtatacacagacACATAGTATATTGAggattttaaatagttttatcaCATAATCCAGAAGgaggtaaatattttcttccttcctaatcCAGGCTAGAAGGTTTACAATTTGTGGTTGATGCAACTTGCTGCCTTATATTTGTTTCTGTTCCTCTGGTAAACATGCAAAccgaacagaaaaaaaaagtttttattttggctAATCCTAAATGAACCCCTTGTTCTGTGATTGTTGCTTAAAATGGAAACCTCCTTTATAATTTAAAGCTTCACCAGCAATTCCTTAGGTTTTGTCACCTCACAAAGCTTGGTTTCTAGGAAATGTTGAGTATTTAAACATGGCTCATAACATGcacatgtgttttaaaataattgtgggAAAGGAATTAAGCTGTTCAAAGACAGAAAGGGATCGCTTTTGACCTTGACAGACCTGCTTAGGTATTTAACCAACACAGAAGCCTCATCTCCTCCCCATTTGTtgccaataatttttatttgtaccttTGTTGTAAGCAAACCATTGTGTGAAAGTACATAATAGAGACAACCAGTGGGCTACAAACCATAGTTTAAATAATGCAGTAATGACAGAGAGACCGGGCATTTTTCTGGAGATTAATAGCTATCTGAGGTAAAATGAAGGCCCAAGATATTGTCAAGGAATATTAAACAACCTAGTTTTTCTGTCCTAAATCACCTCTAATATGATAGAGTACTTGCTGGACAGGAGATTACTTTAAACGAGAGAATATTGCACTTGTTTTGTGAAGAGTACAATTGAAATCATTCGATTTTGAACATGGAATCATTACTGTCACAATGCCCATAATTATTTCTCATGAGTTAAATACTCACCTGTGCCACACCTTTGACCTACAATGCAGAACTAAGGTCTTTGATGTCAAAGCTGCTGATCATGGCCTATTAACTCACATTTCCCATTCCTTGATGCTccagagcattttttaaataacaaagatACCTTTTATCTGCTATAAAAGGTAGAAGAAATTTTGTCTTtggagactttatttttttttctagaaaacagCTTTATCTCAAATATGTAGGTATGTAACTGTCAAGTACACTTTCATAACACCTTTGTACATCTAATCTGCTTCACACAGCCACATCCACACCCTTTAAACAGATAACTTACTATACTCAGTTACCATTTTAAACAGGAGTAATTCATTTCTATGAACATGATCTCAACAATGTTCCTAAGCATTTAGTAATCAAGGTTTTCTCCAAATCCAATTTATACAtgttatgtacatatgtgtacatacttttaatatttctgtaattAAGTCTTTAACTTTGGAAGCAGTaccataatatatatttttctttttttaatttgttctaattagttatacatgacagtagaatgcattttaacacatcaaccataaatggagtataaactCTCATTTATCTGgtcataatatattttgatagtGTTTGATAAAGGGTTTTCAGGGCAATTAATTTTCTTGCAAATATAAATCAAGCTTGTTCCAATTCTATAAGAACTCCCCCACAGTCTTTAGGATGGAGAAAAATAACTGGTTTTCCATGTGCTCCTATTTTGACCTCTTCACTTAGAATAcagatcttcatttttttcaaatccatCATAACTGCATTTATATTATCCACCTCAATGCAGATGTGATGCATTCCTCCAGCCTTATTTTTCTGCAGAAAACCTGCAATTGGACTGTCATTTCCCAGTGGATGAAGCAGTTCCATCTTGGTATTCCCCAGGTTGACAAAAACAACAGATACTCCATGTTCAGGAAGAGGGACCACCTCACTTACCTGGACCCccaaaatattcttataaaatccTGTGGCCTTTTCCAAATCTGGCACTGCAATGGCTACATGATTGAGTCGACCAAGGTTCCATACAGGACCTGCCACCCGATGCAAAGACTGTGACACAGAAAAAGTTCTCACTGCTGGAACTGGAGTTGGGAATCTTGAAAAATGTCCTGCAGGCTAAGGGGTTGACAGGCTGCGAAAAGCAGCTCGGTGGGGCAAGACGCTTTAGACCTAGGAAGTTGGCCACCCTAGATCTCCTCTGCCCGGGTCCCGCGCGCCACATCCCACCCCACGGTGATCCCAGTATTCACCTATGGCCCTTGCAGCCCCGTCCATGGACGTCAACACACGCGCCATCTTGGTAAGTCACCTGCCTCTTTAGAGActttaaaacaaagaacagaCTGATCTAGGAGTTGTAGTCTTTATAGTTTCATTGCCTACCACCTAATTGACTTAGGCCCTAGTCTGTGTTGGTTAGCATGGTTGAATGGATAATGAAGGCGAGAGCACATGAGTATCACCTCATTGTGAACTGCAGCCCTCGGAATACATCACTACCCTCTCTTAAGACTTCCCAAACTTTCTAATCCAGTTAAGGGAAAGTTGCCTAATTCAATAATTGAAAAAGTTAAACCATTTATAAGATGCTCTCAAATGACTAGTACGTGGAGTAAGGTCACCAAAAGACCAAATAATTAGATGCCTTCAGTCATCATCCATTCAGGTAGTCAACCAACCAGAACTGATTAAATCCGAGTGCACAGTTCTAGGTGCCATGGAAGATTGAACCATCTAGTTGGGAAAAAAGTAAACCTATGCATCCTTTAGTGTTATTCAATGACAGAGATAACAGGGATGCACTCAGAAAGATGCATCAGTAGGCAATGTCATCACTGTGTAAACATCACAGTCTACTTAAATAAAGGCAGGTACGATGGCACTAGGCAATGTAATTGTATGGGACCACCATCATGTAGGTGGTCCATTGTCGATTGAAAACATCATTTACATCTCATAACTatagcagttttaaaaaataaaaagctaaaccACAATGTGAAAATTCCAAAAAGTGTGTCAAATGTATTCTCATCCCAGACTTAATGAATCAGAATCTCTAAGATGGATCTCAGGTGTTTCTGAAGCTCAGCAAAGTCCAGTGGTTTGTGAACCACTGGAAACAGCGGTGCAGATTGGGGATGAATGGCAATGGGAGGAATCCAAATGTGATCAATAGTGGGAGGGataaagggaagaggaaagaaaaatcccTCAGAGAAATATGCGTCTCTGCATTTTGCATTCTAGAATTCAAATCCCATCTTACATGTGCtaagaaattttcatattttatccttTCATAAATGCAGAAAATCAAGTAAGAGAAAATCTTTCTATCTAGAATTGATGCAGAGATGAAGTTCTTGCAGCTTGTTTACCAGAGATATGACTGCAAGGGAAGGAATATGATTTTCTACCAATTTTTAAAGTGAACttggaaattaatgaaaacttCTTTGTTGGAGGTTTGGGAGCATGGACATTCACTTGAGTATTCAACTTAAAACTTTCACACACACAGAATCGTCTGGCTAAAATTCTTCCTTGGTATATAGTGAAGATGGTAGGGAATTAGATTAAAATTGTCAAGTACACACAAGATTTTATGAATAAAGAtttccaaactttatttttaaaattctcaaatttagaaGTAAAATTCAACTTTCAGTTAAAATGGAAAAACCAGAAAAGAAGAGAACAGTAGAAGAATGATACTTTCAAAAGGATTTTTCCCAAATGAATGGAGCTATTTACCCTGGAGgggtagaaagaaaaaagtcaaagtaAGGTTTAATAATGACTCTGTTTAACAATTGACaccaaaatttctgaaatttaacaATTGGCTGTCAAGAACCATTATGGACCCAGCTCTAGCACAGCACTGGATTTAGTCATTGTTTCAGGTGGAGGAGAATCACAGAAGCCTAAGTTCTCAAAGCAGCTTTCCTAagttattcctaaatattttccctttgacTTTAATCAGCAGTTAacatgattgtttcctttgctgtgaagaagctttttagtttgatgccatcccatttattgattcttgattttacttcttgggcttaaggagtcttattgaggaatttggttcctaaactGACCTGACAGAAAGTTgggtctacatttttttctagtaggcatagggtctctggtctaatgtgaggttcttgatccactttgagttgagttttgtgcaggatgagagataggggttaatatAGGGTTCATTCTACttcctatggatttccagttttctcagcaccatttgttgaagaggctatcttttctccagtgtatgttaatagcacctttgtctaatatgagataactgtatttatgtgggcttgcctctgtgtcttccattctgttccactggtcttcatatctgttttggtgccaataccatacagtttttgttattatgactctgtagtacagtttaagttttggtattgtgatgcctcctccttcacttttctCAACAAGGATTGTTTGGGctcttctgggcctcttatttttccaaatgtatttcatgacttccttttctgtttatatgaagaacatcattggaattttaatagcaattgcattaaatctgtttagcGCTTCTGGTAGTATcaccattttgacagtattaattctgcttatccaagaacatgggaaatcttttcattttctaaggtcttctttaatttctttctttagtgttatgtagttttcattgtagaggttttaaCTTCATGacttttgttggtaaatggatggatctggaatcTATcacgctaaatgaaataagccagtccccaaaatccaaaggtcagatgttctctctgatatgtagatgctaacacacaataaggggggatatggaggggaagaatagaagttcagtgacttagacaaaggggaatgaagggaagggaggggaataggaaagacaggagaatgaatcggacataactttcctatgagtatatatgaatataccaccagtgaaactccacatcatatacaatcacaagaatgggatcctaatttaaataagttatattttgtgtatttataatatatgtaaaaatatactctactgacatgtatatctaaaaaataaataaaaatgaataaatgtcataaataaataaaatgaaataaaagagttAACATGAGAATCTACTAAACAAAGAGAACTTTTAGGTAAGTTCTATCAGAAACATTGTATGCTATAGGTCAGTGGTTCTTAACTGTGGTGATTTTGCTCCTGGCTAGAGGCATTTCTGATTGTCACACTGGGGCATCTAGTGGGAAGACATCCCCAAACTTGCTAACAGCATTGAAGCTGAGAAACCCACTCTGGGTCTTCAGTACAGAGTGACATGTGATACATTTCTTATGAACTTAGTACCAGTATCtctcctaaaatattttcctccatCAGATAACAAGGATTTTGTAACTCACTATGTCTTCCCTTTGTCCTTCATTAGGAGTAACTATATTAATCCTTGCACATTTTTTAGGACcctgattttctgtttttcatattattcttatatacattttttattaataagaTAAATTATCTTTAGAAATAGAAGAGCATGAATGGTCTGTTGGGTgtttggatgaatgaatggatggatggatttttGGATacatgaatggatggatgaatgaatgggtgaatggaaggaaggaagaaaaacagtaaaagagaaaaagaagaaaaaggaagaagaaaattttgttttggaaatggaaaacacTGAAAACAATTTGGTGGCTACCAATAGAACTTGTAAATGCTTTATCAGAAATAgagttaattaaatatttttacttttagagaAAAAATGATCCCTATGCTCTTGCATCCCTGGTGTCCTTTGAAGTTAAGAAGATGCCTTATAAAGATCAGCCAGCTAAACTTCCAGAAGGAAGCATAGCAGtgagtatcttttaaaaatatgtgggtacaaataatataattgaagttattttttaaaaataactgtctAGCATGTGTTTGATTTAAATGTTTACATTGAATTGAGAACAGTTTCCCATTTTTACTTcaccattttttatttcagtctggAA
This genomic stretch from Sciurus carolinensis chromosome 12, mSciCar1.2, whole genome shotgun sequence harbors:
- the LOC124962107 gene encoding methylmalonyl-CoA epimerase, mitochondrial-like — encoded protein: MARVLTSMDGAARAIGHFSRFPTPVPAVRTFSVSQSLHRVAGPVWNLGRLNHVAIAVPDLEKATGFYKNILGVQVSEVVPLPEHGVSVVFVNLGNTKMELLHPLGNDSPIAGFLQKNKAGGMHHICIEVDNINAVMMDLKKMKICILSEEVKIGAHGKPVIFLHPKDCGGVLIELEQA